A window from Pseudomonas alloputida encodes these proteins:
- a CDS encoding zinc-dependent alcohol dehydrogenase family protein — protein MSSKAIYVQPGGGYDKVEVGTCEAQAPQAGEITVRLHASSLNYHDFAVVSGMWGPSERRIPMADGAGEVVAVGAGVTEFQVGDNVVSTFFPDWLDGQANVEGFARVPGDGIDGYAREQVTARATAFTLAPQGFSHAEAATLTTAGLTAWRALMSDDHLKPGDTVLVQGTGGVSIFALQFAKLAGATVIATSSSDAKLERLKALGADHLINYKSTPAWGEKVRELTGNRGVDHVIEVGGPATLEQSMIAARIGGHVSLIGILTGVAGQLPLVQALVRQIRLQGVLVGSRAQQQAMVRAIDANGLRPVVDKHFELEQIVEAFRYQESNRHFGKICLTW, from the coding sequence ATGAGCAGCAAGGCCATCTACGTACAACCCGGCGGCGGCTACGACAAGGTCGAGGTCGGCACCTGCGAGGCCCAGGCCCCCCAGGCCGGCGAGATTACCGTGCGCCTGCACGCCAGTTCCCTCAACTACCACGATTTCGCCGTGGTCAGCGGCATGTGGGGCCCGAGCGAGCGACGCATCCCAATGGCCGATGGCGCCGGCGAGGTGGTTGCGGTGGGGGCTGGCGTCACTGAGTTCCAGGTCGGCGACAATGTGGTCAGCACCTTCTTCCCCGACTGGCTCGATGGCCAGGCCAATGTCGAGGGCTTCGCCAGGGTGCCCGGCGACGGCATCGATGGCTACGCCCGTGAGCAAGTGACTGCCCGCGCCACCGCCTTCACCCTGGCACCCCAGGGTTTCAGCCATGCCGAGGCTGCCACCCTGACCACCGCCGGCCTTACCGCCTGGCGCGCGCTGATGAGCGACGATCACCTCAAGCCCGGCGACACGGTGCTGGTGCAGGGTACCGGCGGTGTGTCGATTTTCGCCCTGCAGTTCGCCAAGCTGGCGGGCGCGACCGTGATCGCCACCTCGTCCAGCGATGCCAAGCTGGAGCGCCTGAAGGCCCTGGGTGCCGACCACCTGATCAACTACAAGAGCACCCCGGCCTGGGGTGAGAAGGTGCGCGAGCTGACTGGCAACCGTGGTGTCGATCATGTGATTGAAGTGGGCGGCCCGGCGACGCTGGAGCAGTCGATGATTGCTGCGCGCATTGGCGGGCATGTTTCGCTGATCGGCATCCTTACCGGGGTGGCCGGGCAGTTGCCGCTGGTGCAGGCGCTGGTGCGGCAGATTCGGCTGCAAGGGGTGCTGGTTGGCAGCCGAGCGCAGCAGCAGGCGATGGTACGGGCGATCGATGCCAACGGCCTGCGGCCGGTGGTGGACAAGCATTTCGAACTGGAACAGATCGTCGAGGCGTTCCGTTACCAGGAGAGCAACCGGCATTTCGGCAAGATCTGCCTGACCTGGTGA
- a CDS encoding amino acid permease, giving the protein MNTVGSDGNLAQGFKPRHVTMLSIAGIIGAGLFVGSGHAIAAAGPATIISYFVAGTLVVLVMRMLGEMAVAHPDTGSFSTYADQAIGRWAGYTIGWLYWWFWVLVIPIEALAAGHVLNAWFPQVDSWIFALASVLLLAGTNLFSVAKYGEFEFWFAILKVTAILGFIGLGFAALMDWLPNREVSGLSGLMAEYGGFAPKGWSAVVGAFITVMFSFIGTEAVTIAASESSDPSRNIAKATRSVIWRISTFYILSIFVIISVVPWNDPQLAVVGSYQRALEIMNIPNAAFMVDLVVLVAVTSCMNSSIYIASRMMFSLAKRGDAPAFLNKTSKVGVPRAAVFGSTLIGAAIAVLNYFAPKGVFEFLLASSGAIALLVYMVIAISQLRMRRRLERENTELKFRMWLFPYLTWAVIIFIAGALAVMMYTPEHRAEVSSTLGLAIVISFLGIVTSRGHAQPVAARSMG; this is encoded by the coding sequence ATGAACACCGTGGGATCTGATGGCAACCTTGCACAAGGTTTCAAGCCACGTCACGTAACGATGCTGTCCATCGCCGGCATCATCGGCGCCGGACTTTTCGTCGGCTCTGGCCATGCCATCGCGGCAGCCGGCCCAGCAACCATAATTTCCTATTTCGTGGCCGGTACCCTGGTGGTACTGGTCATGCGCATGCTCGGCGAAATGGCCGTGGCGCACCCCGACACCGGATCGTTTTCCACCTATGCCGACCAGGCCATTGGCCGCTGGGCCGGCTATACCATCGGCTGGTTGTACTGGTGGTTCTGGGTACTGGTCATTCCTATCGAAGCATTGGCCGCCGGGCATGTGCTGAACGCCTGGTTCCCGCAGGTGGACAGCTGGATCTTCGCCCTGGCTTCGGTGTTGCTGCTGGCCGGTACCAACCTGTTCAGCGTGGCCAAGTACGGCGAGTTCGAGTTCTGGTTTGCCATCCTCAAGGTCACCGCCATCCTGGGCTTCATCGGCCTGGGCTTCGCCGCGCTGATGGACTGGCTGCCCAACCGCGAGGTCAGTGGGCTGAGCGGGCTGATGGCCGAATACGGCGGTTTTGCGCCGAAAGGCTGGTCGGCAGTGGTGGGTGCGTTCATCACTGTGATGTTCAGCTTCATCGGCACCGAGGCAGTGACCATCGCCGCGTCCGAGTCCAGCGACCCGTCGCGCAACATCGCCAAGGCCACCCGCTCGGTGATCTGGCGTATCAGCACCTTCTACATCCTGTCGATCTTCGTGATCATTTCGGTGGTGCCGTGGAACGACCCGCAGCTGGCGGTGGTGGGTTCGTACCAGCGTGCGCTGGAAATCATGAACATCCCCAACGCCGCGTTCATGGTCGACCTGGTGGTGCTGGTAGCCGTTACCAGCTGCATGAACTCGTCCATCTACATCGCTTCGCGGATGATGTTTTCGCTGGCCAAGCGCGGTGACGCCCCGGCCTTCCTCAACAAGACCTCCAAGGTCGGTGTACCGCGTGCTGCAGTGTTCGGTAGCACCCTGATCGGTGCGGCCATCGCAGTCCTCAACTACTTTGCACCGAAGGGCGTGTTCGAGTTCCTGCTGGCCAGCTCTGGCGCCATAGCCCTGTTGGTGTACATGGTTATCGCCATCTCCCAGCTGCGCATGCGCCGCCGACTGGAGCGCGAGAACACCGAACTGAAGTTCCGCATGTGGCTGTTCCCGTACCTGACCTGGGCGGTGATCATCTTCATTGCCGGGGCGCTGGCGGTGATGATGTACACGCCTGAGCATCGGGCGGAAGTGAGCTCGACATTGGGCCTGGCGATCGTGATTTCCTTCCTGGGGATCGTGACGTCGAGGGGTCATGCGCAACCGGTGGCAGCGCGATCGATGGGGTGA
- the gudD gene encoding glucarate dehydratase has protein sequence MNMQTLHTSTPVVTDLRVVPVAGHDSMLLNLSGAHGPFFTRNVVVLRDSAGNTGLGEVPGGEKIRQTLEDARSLVVGQPIGHYQRVLNAMRQTFANRDSAGRGLQTFDLRITVHAVTAIESALLDLLGQHLNVPMAALLGEGQQRDAVKMLGYLFYIGDRQQTDLAYRNEADSDDDWFRLRHEKALTPEAVVRLAEAAKARYGFSDFKLKGGVLRGEEEMEAVTALAERFPEARITLDPNGAWSLKEAIALCRDKHNVLAYAEDPCGAENGYSGREVMAEFRRATGLPTATNMIATDWRQMGHAIQLQSVDIPLADPHFWTLQGSVRVAQMCNDWGLTWGSHSNNHFDISLAMFTQVAAAAPGEITAIDTHWIWQDGQRLTREPLRIVDGHVRVPARPGLGVELDEDQLAKAHECYRNMGLGARDDSVAMQFLIPGWSFDNKRPCLVR, from the coding sequence ATGAATATGCAGACCCTTCACACCAGCACCCCGGTGGTCACCGACCTGCGCGTGGTCCCCGTGGCCGGCCATGACAGCATGCTGCTCAACCTCAGTGGCGCCCATGGTCCGTTCTTCACCCGCAACGTGGTGGTGCTGCGCGACAGCGCCGGCAATACCGGCCTGGGCGAAGTGCCCGGCGGCGAGAAGATTCGCCAGACCCTGGAGGACGCCCGCAGCCTGGTGGTCGGCCAGCCGATCGGCCATTACCAGCGCGTGCTCAATGCCATGCGCCAGACCTTCGCCAACCGCGACTCGGCGGGTCGCGGCCTGCAGACCTTCGACCTGCGCATTACCGTACATGCGGTAACGGCCATCGAGTCGGCGTTGCTCGACCTGCTCGGCCAGCACCTGAATGTGCCGATGGCAGCATTGCTGGGCGAGGGCCAGCAACGCGATGCGGTGAAGATGCTCGGCTATCTGTTCTACATCGGCGACCGCCAGCAGACCGACCTGGCCTACCGCAACGAAGCCGACAGCGATGACGACTGGTTTCGCCTGCGCCACGAAAAGGCCCTGACCCCGGAAGCAGTGGTGCGGCTGGCCGAGGCCGCCAAGGCGCGCTATGGCTTCAGCGACTTCAAGCTCAAGGGCGGCGTGCTGCGTGGTGAAGAAGAGATGGAGGCCGTGACAGCGCTGGCCGAACGCTTCCCCGAAGCGCGCATCACGCTCGACCCCAATGGCGCGTGGTCGCTGAAGGAGGCCATCGCCCTGTGCCGTGACAAGCACAATGTGCTGGCCTACGCCGAAGACCCCTGCGGCGCCGAGAACGGTTACTCGGGCCGCGAGGTGATGGCCGAGTTCCGCCGCGCCACCGGGCTGCCCACCGCGACCAACATGATCGCTACCGACTGGCGACAGATGGGCCATGCCATTCAGTTACAGTCGGTGGACATTCCGCTGGCCGACCCTCACTTCTGGACCTTGCAGGGTTCGGTTCGGGTGGCGCAGATGTGCAACGACTGGGGGCTGACCTGGGGTTCTCATTCCAATAACCACTTCGACATTTCGCTGGCGATGTTCACCCAGGTGGCGGCTGCGGCGCCGGGTGAAATCACTGCGATCGATACCCACTGGATCTGGCAGGATGGCCAGCGCCTGACCCGTGAGCCGCTGCGCATTGTCGACGGGCATGTGCGAGTGCCGGCGCGGCCGGGTTTGGGCGTGGAACTGGATGAAGATCAGCTGGCCAAGGCCCATGAGTGCTACCGCAACATGGGGCTGGGTGCGCGGGATGACAGCGTGGCGATGCAGTTCCTGATTCCGGGTTGGAGCTTCGATAACAAACGGCCTTGCCTGGTGCGTTGA
- a CDS encoding FadR/GntR family transcriptional regulator, whose product MEPEHARKRGHSRAHDLVSSLTQQILLGTFKPGDKLPSENTLVREHGVSRTVVREALSKLQASGLVEPRHGIGTFVMERQAQAGLRVAAESAANVRDLLELRIGLEGQAAALAALRRDEGHLARMRQALDDYQDLAAAGDSCIEADRRFHLLIAEATGNLYFTEMLLQLGNGLIPRNRMAQAERAGAKLARQAYLANLEHEAILNAIRRQDPDAARAAVCLHLSNSRDRLLPD is encoded by the coding sequence ATGGAACCCGAACACGCGCGCAAACGCGGCCACAGCCGTGCCCACGACCTGGTTTCCAGCCTGACCCAGCAGATTTTACTGGGCACCTTCAAACCAGGCGACAAACTGCCTTCGGAAAACACCTTGGTGCGCGAGCACGGGGTCAGCCGCACGGTGGTTCGCGAAGCCTTGTCGAAGCTGCAGGCCTCTGGGCTGGTGGAGCCGCGCCACGGGATCGGTACGTTCGTGATGGAACGCCAGGCCCAGGCCGGCCTGCGCGTTGCGGCGGAGAGCGCGGCGAATGTGCGCGATCTGCTGGAGCTGCGTATTGGCCTTGAGGGCCAGGCTGCCGCGCTGGCCGCACTGCGTCGTGACGAGGGGCATCTGGCGCGCATGCGCCAGGCGCTGGATGACTATCAGGACCTGGCCGCTGCCGGCGACAGCTGCATCGAAGCCGACCGGCGCTTTCACCTGCTGATTGCCGAGGCCACCGGCAATCTGTATTTCACCGAGATGCTGCTGCAACTGGGTAACGGCCTGATCCCGCGCAACCGCATGGCCCAGGCCGAGCGCGCGGGGGCCAAGCTGGCGCGGCAAGCGTACCTGGCCAACCTGGAGCATGAGGCGATCCTCAATGCCATCCGCCGACAAGACCCGGATGCCGCGCGGGCGGCAGTGTGCCTGCACCTGTCCAACAGCCGAGACCGGCTACTGCCGGACTGA
- a CDS encoding MFS transporter, producing MNDTLAPSARHEGDALASAVAKVKRHVLPLFVIMFIVNYLDRVNIGFVRPHLESDLGISAAAYGFGAGLFFIGYALFEVPSNMLLQKVGARLWLTRIMFTWGLVATAMAFVQNETQFYVLRFLLGVAEAGFFPGVIYYFTRWLPAAERGKAIAIFLSGSALASLISGPLAGALMQIQGLGLHGWQWMLFIEGMASVALCFFVFFWLDSKPQDAKWLSKAEQDALVATIDREQQAREAIGAVRPSAWNLLKDRQIVLFCLIYFCIQLTIYAATFWLPSIIKRMGDLSDMQVGFFNSIPWLISILAMYAFAAGSARWKFQQAWVAGALLVAATGMFMSTTGGPVFAFVAVCFAAIGFKSASSLFWPIPQGYLDARIAAAVIALINSVGNLGGFVAPTTFGLLEQQTGSIQGGLYGLAVTSVLAAIAIFFVRTRPKGAPSDDLKAPSALGQTH from the coding sequence GTGAACGACACCCTCGCTCCGTCTGCCCGGCATGAAGGCGACGCGTTGGCCAGTGCCGTGGCCAAGGTCAAGCGCCACGTCCTGCCGCTGTTCGTCATCATGTTCATCGTCAACTACCTCGACCGCGTCAACATTGGCTTCGTCCGCCCGCACCTGGAAAGCGACCTGGGCATCAGCGCTGCGGCCTATGGCTTCGGTGCCGGGCTGTTCTTCATCGGTTACGCGCTGTTCGAAGTACCTTCGAACATGCTGCTGCAAAAGGTCGGTGCCCGGCTGTGGCTGACCCGTATCATGTTCACCTGGGGGCTGGTGGCCACGGCCATGGCCTTTGTGCAGAACGAAACCCAGTTCTACGTGCTGCGTTTTCTGCTCGGGGTGGCCGAAGCAGGCTTCTTTCCTGGCGTGATCTACTATTTCACCCGTTGGCTACCGGCGGCAGAGCGCGGCAAGGCGATTGCCATCTTCCTCAGTGGCTCGGCGCTGGCTTCGTTGATTTCCGGGCCGCTGGCCGGGGCGTTGATGCAGATCCAGGGCCTGGGCCTGCATGGCTGGCAGTGGATGCTGTTCATTGAAGGCATGGCCTCGGTGGCGCTGTGCTTCTTTGTGTTCTTCTGGCTCGACTCGAAGCCGCAGGACGCCAAGTGGCTGAGTAAGGCCGAGCAGGACGCGCTGGTCGCCACCATCGACCGCGAGCAGCAAGCGCGTGAGGCCATCGGCGCGGTCAGGCCGTCGGCCTGGAACCTGCTCAAGGACCGCCAGATCGTGCTGTTCTGCCTGATCTACTTCTGCATCCAGCTGACCATCTATGCCGCCACCTTCTGGCTGCCCAGCATCATCAAGCGTATGGGCGACCTCAGTGACATGCAGGTCGGTTTCTTCAACTCGATCCCTTGGCTGATCTCGATCCTGGCCATGTACGCCTTCGCCGCCGGTTCCGCTCGCTGGAAGTTCCAGCAGGCCTGGGTGGCCGGCGCCCTGCTGGTCGCTGCCACGGGCATGTTCATGTCCACCACGGGTGGGCCGGTGTTTGCCTTCGTCGCCGTGTGCTTCGCCGCGATCGGCTTCAAGTCAGCGTCGTCACTGTTCTGGCCAATCCCCCAGGGCTATCTGGACGCCCGCATCGCTGCGGCGGTGATTGCCCTGATCAACTCGGTCGGCAACCTCGGCGGTTTCGTTGCCCCCACCACCTTCGGCTTGCTGGAGCAGCAGACTGGCTCGATCCAGGGCGGGCTGTACGGCCTGGCGGTGACCTCGGTGCTGGCGGCGATTGCCATCTTCTTCGTACGCACTCGCCCCAAGGGCGCCCCTTCCGATGACCTCAAGGCCCCTTCGGCCCTGGGCCAGACCCACTGA